A part of Liolophura sinensis isolate JHLJ2023 chromosome 1, CUHK_Ljap_v2, whole genome shotgun sequence genomic DNA contains:
- the LOC135471549 gene encoding nucleolar and coiled-body phosphoprotein 1-like has product MAAASGKSTTEFLSYVYEYLKESCKDAAQTFQKKFKVKPPVAGSPKLPQIYEEWAKGKRKQEDSSAPPAKKAKQESSDSSSESEEEGPKSSSNIQQTPTGRPATKRQHSSSSSDSDSSDSNTDKKASAKKPPAKKSTPAPVTKQPAKKEDSSSSDDSDSESEEDKSNVKLKAKVLSKKPQTPATKTKGKPAESSSESDSDSDDDDAKKPNIKTKVNEGKSTAVKSSAEKSSKAAQKAASSSSSESSSEEDEKVKKLQSPAKKTPATSAKKSPATATKKSPATATKKSPAVKTPAKKAESSSSSDSSSEEDDKVKKPATSQQIKPAAETPNKKAESSSSSESSSEDETVKKSATPAQKKLTTPTGAKVASKASNKKAESSSSDSSSEDEKNAKKSGSSAQKKPAAASVSKPGTKATAKKAESSSSEESSSEDEKAKKPATTPQKKLTTKTPAKNAEDSSSSDSSSDDDDDAAKKPAVAVPKKTATPAKPPAKGQAKKAESSSSSDSSSEEDESSKKTKTSVVQKPAVKVATAKKDSSSSSDSSSEDEAETKAKTVAQKKPATPVTKPVANATGKKADSSSSSDSSSEDEAETKAKTVAQKKPAAPVTKPVANATGKKADSSSSSDSSSEDEAESKAKAVAQKKTVIPASKPVTKATGKKADSSSSSDSSSEEEETAKKPQTAAQKKQASQGKPAAGTPAKKVESSSSSDSSSKEETAKKVVTLNQKKSAAPTPKKTPTNVTLKKDKTCTSPAAKKTESSSSSESSSEEEESSKKPATPVQKKMATPSKTKSGQGSDTSDSDSDSDSSSDEKTKAVSPKKGVKAQTHVSNKNPSAGKTTPNSSKINSKDSSSSDSDSSSDEPSKGSKKKVANGTPKTTPKSALSAKSGSKDSGSSDSDSIADDVIKTALVNGTVGALTSTPLTGPSGKCDSDSGLPTSSEEEKNGKSKKKLNQSKNSTPFRRVKTEDIPVDPRLKDNSFEAKKGAKGSWGEKANKDLKFTKGKSFRHEKTKKKRGSYKGGPIDSNSVHSIRFDSD; this is encoded by the exons ATGGCGGCGGCTTCGGGAAAGTCAACTACAGAATTTTTGTCTTATGTTTACGAATATCTGAAAGAGTCATGTAAAGATGCGGCACAGACATTTCAGAAAAAGTTCAAAGTG AAACCGCCTGTTGCTGGCTCACCAAAGCTCCCACAGATCTATGAGGAATGGGCAAA AGGCAAAAGGAAACAAGAGGACAGCAGTGCGCCTCCAGCAAAGAAGGCAAAGCAAGAGTCCTCAGACTCATCAAG TGAATCGGAAGAAGAAGGTCCAAAATCTTCCTCTAACATTCAACAAACGCCAACAGGCCGCCCAGCTACTAAACGCCAGCATTCATCAAGCAGTTCTGACTCTGACAGCTCAGACTCCAACACTGACAAGAAGGCATCTGCAAAGAAGCCACCTGCTAAAAAAAGTACTCCAGCACCTGTCACCAAACAACCCGCCAAGAAAGAGGACTCAAGCAGCTCAGATGACTCAGATTCTGAGTCGGAAGAAGATAAATCAAATGTGAAACTCAAGGCTAAAGTATTGTCAAAGAAACCTCAGACTCCAGCAACCAAAACAAAAGGTAAACCGGCAGAATCCAGTTCAGAATCAGACTCTGATTCAGATGATGACGATGCAAAGAAGCCGAACATAAAAACTAAAGTAAATGAAGGCAAGTCAACAGCAGTCAAATCATCGGCAGAAAAGTCATCTAAAGCTGCACAGAAGGCAGCCAGCTCTAGTTCGTCTGAATCCAGCTCTGAGGAAGATGAGAAAGTTAAGAAACTTCAATCGCCTGCAAAGAAGACCCCTGCAACATCTGCAAAGAAGTCCCCTGCAACAGCTACAAAGAAGTCCCCTGCAACAGCTACAAAGAAGTCCCCAGCGGTGAAGACTCCAGCCAAGAAGGCTGAAAGCTCCAGCTCTTCAGATTCCAGCTCCGAGGAAGATGATAAAGTCAAAAAACCAGCTACTTCACAGCAGATTAAGCCAGCTGCAGAGACGCCCAATAAAAAGGCTGAAAGCTCCAGTTCTTCAGAATCTAGCTCAGAAGATGAAACTGTAAAAAAATCAGCAACCCCAGCTCAGAAGAAACTAACAACACCAACTGGAGCAAAAGTAGCATCAAAGGCATCAAATAAGAAAGCGGAAAGCTCTAGTTCCGATTCTAGCtctgaagatgaaaaaaatgcGAAGAAATCTGGATCCTCAGCTCAGAAGAAACCAGCAGCAGCATCTGTGTCCAAACCAGGAACAAAGGCTACAGCAAAGAAAGCAGAAAGTTCTAGTTCTGAAGAATCCAGTTCTGAAGATGAAAAAGCCAAGAAACCAGCTACAACTCCTCAGAAGAAACTGACCACAAAGACTCCAGCAAAGAATGCTGAAGACTCCAGTTCCTCCGACTCTAGttcagatgatgatgatgatgcagCAAAGAAGCCAGCAGTTGCTGTTCCAAAGAAAACAGCTACTCCAGCAAAACCACCAGCAAAGGGGCAAGCGAAAAAGGCTGAAAGTTCCAGTTCATCAGATTCCAGCTCAGAAGAAGATGAAagttcaaagaaaacaaaaacttctgTTGTGCAGAAACCAGCAGTTAAGGTGGCAACAGCTAAAAAAGACAGCTCTAGTTCTTCAGATTCTAGCTCTGAAGATGAAGCTGAAACTAAAGCGAAGACAGTTGCTCAGAAGAAACCAGCAACTCCAGTGACAAAGCCAGTTGCAAATGCAACAGGAAAGAAAGCTGATAGCTCTAGTTCTTCAGATTCTAGCTCTGAAGATGAAGCTGAAACTAAAGCGAAGACAGTTGCTCAGAAGAAACCAGCAGCTCCAGTGACTAAACCAGTTGCAAATGCGACAGGAAAGAAAGCTGATAGTTCAAGTTCCTCAGATTCTAGCTCTGAAGATGAAGCTGAAAGTAAAGCAAAGGCAGTTGCTCAGAAAAAAACAGTAATTCCAGCATCTAAACCAGTGACAAAAGCGACGGGAAAGAAGGCTGATAGCTCTAGTTCTTCAGATTCTAGCTCTGAAGAGGAGGAAACTGCAAAGAAACCACAAACCGCTGCTCAGAAGAAACAAGCCTCCCAGGGTAAACCAGCAGCTGGAACTCCCGCAAAGAAAGTAGAGAGTTCAAGCTCTTCAGATTCTAGTTCTAAAGAAGAAACTGCCAAGAAAGTGGTAACACTTAATCAAAAGAAATCAGCGGCTCCTACACCGAAGAAAACACCGACAAATGTGACTTTAAAGAAAGATAAAACTTGTACTTCTCCTGCTGCCAAGAAAACTGAAAGCTCTAGTTCTTCTGAATCTAGTTCTGAAGAAGAGGAAAGCTCCAAGAAACCAGCCACACCTGTCCAGAAAAAAATGGCTACTCCTAGCAAGACAAAATCTGGACAAGGCTCTGATACGTCAGACTCGGACTCGGACTCTGATTCTTCCAGTGACGAGAAGACCAAAGCAGTAAGTCCAAAGAAGGGTGTTAAAGCTCAAACCCATGTGTCAAATAAAAACCCCAGTGCTGGCAAAACAACTCCAAACTCCAGTAAGATAAATTCAAAAGACAGTTCTAGTTCGGATTCAGATTCCAGTTCTGACGAGCCGTCTAAAGGTAGCAAGAAAAAGGTGGCCAATGGAACTCCAAAGACCACGCCAAAGTCAGCATTGTCTGCTAAGAGTGGTAGTAAAGACTCAGGCTCTTCTGATTCTGACTCTATCGCAGACGATGTGATAAAGACTGCTTTAGTGAATGGCACTGTGGGTGCATTGACGTCTACACCGTTAACGGGACCCAGTGGTAAATGTGATAGTGACTCTGGGTTACCAACGTCTTCTGAGGAAGAGAAAAACGGAAAGTCAAAGAAAAAGCTGAATCAGTCAAAG